Proteins encoded together in one Alteribacter keqinensis window:
- the panB gene encoding 3-methyl-2-oxobutanoate hydroxymethyltransferase — protein sequence MKNSALFKQMKQEGEKISMITAYDAPGGRHAQDAGMDVILVGDSAGMVVHGYDSTIPVTVDDIVLHTKAVKRGAPDTFTVADMPFLSYHGSIDKTVQNAGRLMQEAGAEAVKVEGRGTVLDVTKTLTEAGVPVVAHLGLTPQTVGVLGGYKVQGKDAESAAELIDDAKKAQEAGAIMLVLECVPHQVAQMVTKSLTIPVIGIGAGRHTDGQVLVWHDLLGFTESRVPKFVKQYVKLSGPIQKALKEYNRDVKTGRFPEEEHTFSMDEMEIKELYGNGGLKI from the coding sequence ATGAAAAATTCAGCCTTGTTTAAGCAGATGAAACAAGAGGGAGAAAAAATATCCATGATCACTGCCTATGACGCCCCGGGAGGGCGGCACGCACAGGACGCGGGTATGGACGTTATTTTAGTCGGTGACAGTGCCGGGATGGTCGTACACGGTTACGACTCTACGATACCGGTCACGGTCGATGATATTGTTCTTCATACAAAAGCAGTAAAACGGGGGGCACCGGACACTTTTACAGTGGCGGATATGCCTTTTCTAAGCTATCACGGATCAATAGACAAGACTGTTCAGAATGCAGGAAGACTCATGCAGGAAGCCGGTGCAGAAGCTGTTAAGGTCGAAGGAAGAGGCACTGTTCTTGATGTGACTAAAACCCTTACCGAGGCAGGTGTCCCTGTAGTTGCCCACCTTGGTCTTACTCCCCAGACAGTGGGAGTGCTCGGGGGGTATAAAGTGCAGGGGAAAGATGCTGAATCAGCCGCGGAGCTTATTGATGATGCCAAAAAAGCACAGGAAGCGGGGGCTATAATGCTCGTCCTTGAATGTGTTCCTCATCAGGTAGCACAAATGGTCACAAAAAGCCTGACCATTCCTGTAATCGGCATTGGAGCAGGACGGCATACAGACGGACAGGTCCTCGTATGGCACGATCTGCTCGGGTTTACCGAGTCCCGTGTCCCTAAGTTTGTAAAACAGTATGTGAAGCTGTCCGGCCCGATCCAAAAAGCACTGAAGGAGTATAACCGGGATGTAAAAACCGGCCGCTTTCCTGAAGAGGAGCATACGTTCTCAATGGATGAAATGGAAATAAAGGAACTTTATGGAAACGGCGGTCTTAAAATATGA
- the panC gene encoding pantoate--beta-alanine ligase — protein sequence MIVVRTVNELREHHQKARGMATGFVPTMGYLHKGHQALIKQASTECDFVVTSIFVNPLQFGEGEDYSTYPRNEQRDIELANEAGADLLFIPNVNEMYKEPMSSLITVKKGADSLCGKSRPGHFDGVLTVVMKLFWMVMPNKAYFGIKDAQQVALLETMVKDYHIPVDIIRVPTVREEDGLAKSSRNVNLTQEERLKASHIHGALNKAVKHARSFTNAPAEVVSECVREINELTSGEVDYVEVRSFPSLEKIQSLDDMKNTREVIIACAVRFSKARLIDNLIFTTNDLEEKK from the coding sequence ATGATCGTCGTAAGAACGGTAAACGAACTCAGGGAACATCATCAGAAAGCCAGGGGGATGGCAACGGGTTTTGTACCGACGATGGGATACTTACACAAAGGTCATCAGGCCTTGATAAAACAAGCATCTACTGAGTGTGACTTCGTTGTAACGAGTATTTTTGTCAATCCGCTCCAATTTGGTGAAGGGGAAGACTACAGCACCTACCCCCGGAACGAACAACGCGACATTGAGCTGGCAAATGAAGCGGGAGCGGACCTTTTGTTTATCCCGAATGTAAATGAAATGTATAAAGAACCGATGTCTTCTTTAATAACTGTAAAAAAGGGAGCTGATTCCCTTTGCGGAAAGAGCCGTCCGGGCCATTTCGACGGCGTGCTCACCGTGGTTATGAAATTATTCTGGATGGTTATGCCAAACAAAGCCTATTTCGGGATAAAGGATGCCCAGCAGGTGGCCCTTCTTGAAACAATGGTAAAAGATTATCACATCCCGGTAGACATTATCAGAGTACCGACGGTCCGGGAAGAAGACGGCCTTGCCAAAAGTTCCAGAAACGTCAACCTGACACAAGAAGAACGACTCAAAGCATCTCATATACACGGTGCTTTGAATAAAGCAGTGAAACATGCCCGTTCTTTTACCAATGCTCCGGCAGAGGTTGTATCAGAATGTGTCCGTGAGATAAATGAATTGACTTCCGGTGAGGTGGACTATGTAGAAGTGAGGTCATTTCCGTCACTGGAGAAAATTCAGTCACTGGACGATATGAAAAACACCCGAGAAGTGATTATTGCCTGTGCAGTCAGGTTTTCAAAAGCAAGACTGATTGATAACCTTATCTTTACTACAAATGATCTGGAGGAAAAGAAATGA
- the panD gene encoding aspartate 1-decarboxylase, with amino-acid sequence MRQLMSAKLHRARVTEANLNYVGSITIDEALMEAVDILPNERVQVVNNNNGARLETYVIPGKRGSKTICLNGAAARLVQPDDKVIIIAYQWMNEEKAQNHVPKVAVLNDDNDIVDMMQTEPASTCLP; translated from the coding sequence ATGAGACAGCTGATGAGTGCAAAATTACACCGGGCCAGAGTTACTGAAGCCAACCTGAATTATGTGGGGAGTATTACAATTGATGAAGCATTGATGGAAGCCGTCGACATCCTGCCTAATGAACGGGTTCAGGTAGTCAATAATAATAACGGTGCCCGCCTTGAAACGTATGTGATCCCCGGTAAAAGAGGAAGTAAAACCATCTGTTTAAACGGCGCTGCAGCACGTCTGGTCCAGCCGGATGATAAAGTGATTATTATCGCCTATCAGTGGATGAACGAAGAAAAAGCACAAAACCATGTACCGAAAGTTGCCGTGTTAAACGATGATAATGACATTGTAGATATGATGCAGACAGAACCAGCTTCTACCTGTCTTCCATAA
- a CDS encoding tetratricopeptide repeat protein — MNTGWEEKCLWLAEHFHQLSKEQQHTIIYDLEQDHAELLNLWTVQDELLSSLKDVLKCDHPLSFTNATEPSEGIGYYQLEMYNKATEKLAEEVAAGCQKTRLLLYLGFASIYEDKDQQAKDAFLTVFQQTNDLVEKHFSLCGLGLLEGRKENIEEAISYFEKALTVTNNDDVVYNLGTCYYWLGKFDVAAQLFRTLAETTTDPEAYYWLGKSCLEQNDIHSAYEAWYRALEERIDFDVVMSVACEFEERGEFVCALHCYQRLIESGCNNEAVLHGTAWNLGLLDRRDESRHLFKELTAKNPDNVNVWISYLWLLTKWGFIEEQESVAAFLERKNVTHPLLEKIVYSKNK, encoded by the coding sequence ATGAATACAGGATGGGAAGAAAAGTGTCTCTGGCTGGCAGAACATTTTCACCAGCTTTCAAAAGAGCAGCAGCACACGATCATTTATGACCTGGAACAGGATCATGCCGAGCTTTTGAATTTATGGACGGTTCAGGATGAATTGTTATCATCTTTAAAGGATGTCCTCAAATGTGACCATCCCCTTTCTTTTACAAATGCAACCGAACCTTCTGAAGGAATCGGATATTACCAGCTTGAGATGTACAATAAAGCCACTGAAAAGCTTGCAGAAGAAGTGGCAGCAGGGTGTCAGAAAACCCGTCTACTTTTATATCTTGGATTTGCATCCATTTATGAAGATAAGGATCAGCAGGCGAAAGACGCCTTTCTCACCGTGTTCCAGCAGACCAATGACCTCGTAGAGAAGCATTTTTCCCTTTGCGGCCTTGGGCTTTTGGAGGGGAGAAAGGAAAATATTGAAGAAGCTATTTCCTATTTTGAAAAAGCTCTTACAGTTACGAATAACGATGATGTAGTATATAATCTAGGTACCTGTTATTACTGGCTTGGGAAATTTGATGTAGCAGCCCAGCTTTTTAGAACGCTGGCAGAAACGACAACTGACCCAGAAGCATACTACTGGCTCGGGAAATCCTGCCTTGAACAAAACGATATCCACTCGGCTTATGAAGCGTGGTACAGAGCGCTGGAAGAAAGAATCGACTTTGATGTAGTCATGTCTGTTGCCTGTGAATTTGAAGAGCGGGGAGAATTTGTCTGTGCCCTGCACTGTTATCAGCGCCTGATTGAATCTGGCTGCAACAATGAAGCGGTTCTTCACGGTACAGCATGGAATTTGGGTCTTTTGGACAGAAGAGACGAATCCCGGCATTTGTTTAAAGAACTTACTGCCAAAAATCCTGATAATGTTAATGTATGGATATCCTACTTATGGCTTCTTACGAAATGGGGCTTCATAGAAGAACAGGAAAGTGTGGCAGCCTTTTTGGAAAGAAAAAATGTTACGCACCCCCTGCTGGAGAAAATTGTATACTCAAAAAATAAATGA
- the dinG gene encoding ATP-dependent DNA helicase DinG, with amino-acid sequence MERFVVLDVETTGVSYKRGDRIIQLAFVVMEGAAVIERYMSYVNPGKPIPSFIQSLTNIDDEMVREAPNFSEIAPDLLKNLDGAFFVAHNVNFDLTFVNDELEACGYEPFSGPVLDTVELSRLLYPTADGFKLTQLSEEFDLAHTTPHRADSDAEATAMLLTDLLNKFESLPLITLQQIKKISLSFRSDVKPLLNHWISNKERTINHSEPDIDVYRGIALSNRRFQEGAVTREKREASFDQVRKVMINEEKMSGTMKDYEDRPGQVKMMNAIYEAFTTRQHGLIEAGTGTGKSLAYLLPAACYAIESGKPVVVATYTVQLQEQLLKKDVPVLNNIMPCPVNAALIKGRDHYISLQKFEAILAEDPYENPDRNLTKGQILVWLTETITGDVEELNLSSSGKRFWNEISAGREDEGSHAWYPYCFYHHARNKARKADLIITNHALILSDLQEDRGILPSYRQLIIDEGHHFEQAASNQLGSRLDYVSFSQLFNEAGSVDGGGILSNISRTLFDEEVSEVLKETELTVKEAKAEISELFLFLHGWAFKQKKKQNERGRITVTFDSESDSFSGIREAAARSVYICENTLKVLMKLAGMLESKKENEELSEKKNQSFKVIFQSLGKMIDRLYEAKDTLSELLLECEENTVYWMEAETRGPRQTVILEARPVDVSALLADDLFTRKDSVVLTSATLTVNNKFDYVMKNLGLDDFPVISMVIESPFIWKDQARLMIPNDVPLLNKVDERTYIETIVLHLYRLSQVTQGKMLVLFTSYDMLKKSHELLKDILDDDFMLVSQGINGGSRTKLTKSFQQFDKAIMLGTSSFWEGVDIPGEDLTLLVMARLPFTSPDEPIYKAKAEKLDERGKSSFMSLAIPQAVIRFKQGFGRLIRKKSDRGAVIVLDRRLNTTRYGKLFVKSLPDVEIVEGSIGELEEDLKKWL; translated from the coding sequence ATGGAACGCTTTGTTGTATTGGATGTAGAAACCACAGGTGTATCATATAAAAGGGGGGACCGGATTATACAGCTTGCCTTTGTTGTTATGGAAGGGGCGGCAGTAATTGAGAGGTATATGAGCTATGTGAACCCGGGAAAACCGATCCCTTCATTTATCCAGTCACTTACAAATATAGATGATGAGATGGTAAGGGAGGCACCGAATTTCAGTGAAATTGCACCGGATCTTCTCAAAAATCTGGACGGAGCATTTTTTGTCGCCCATAACGTTAATTTTGACTTAACATTCGTTAATGATGAACTTGAAGCATGCGGCTATGAGCCTTTTAGCGGACCGGTTCTCGATACAGTTGAACTTTCAAGGCTTTTGTACCCTACAGCAGACGGCTTTAAGCTTACTCAGCTGAGTGAAGAATTTGATTTAGCCCATACCACCCCTCACAGAGCTGACAGCGATGCAGAAGCAACGGCGATGCTCCTTACTGATCTTTTGAATAAATTTGAAAGCCTTCCTCTGATCACACTTCAGCAGATTAAAAAGATATCTCTGTCTTTCAGAAGTGATGTAAAACCGTTGTTAAATCATTGGATCAGTAATAAAGAGCGGACAATTAATCATAGTGAACCGGACATTGATGTATACAGAGGCATCGCTCTTTCCAATAGAAGGTTTCAGGAGGGTGCAGTCACCCGGGAGAAGAGAGAAGCTTCTTTTGATCAAGTCCGCAAGGTTATGATAAACGAAGAAAAAATGTCCGGAACAATGAAAGACTATGAAGACCGTCCCGGACAGGTAAAAATGATGAATGCCATCTATGAAGCGTTTACCACGAGGCAGCATGGTCTGATCGAAGCCGGGACAGGTACAGGAAAGAGTCTTGCATATTTGCTGCCGGCTGCCTGCTATGCGATTGAGTCCGGTAAACCTGTGGTTGTGGCCACTTATACCGTTCAGCTTCAAGAGCAGCTGCTGAAGAAAGATGTGCCGGTCCTGAATAATATTATGCCCTGTCCTGTGAATGCTGCCCTAATCAAAGGAAGAGACCACTACATAAGCTTGCAGAAGTTTGAAGCAATACTTGCAGAAGACCCTTATGAAAACCCTGACCGTAACCTCACAAAAGGACAGATACTTGTCTGGCTTACAGAAACCATTACCGGTGATGTGGAGGAGCTCAACCTCAGTTCTTCGGGGAAGCGGTTTTGGAATGAAATAAGTGCAGGAAGGGAAGATGAAGGTTCACATGCCTGGTATCCTTATTGCTTTTATCATCACGCAAGAAACAAAGCTAGGAAAGCGGACCTGATTATTACCAATCATGCTCTGATCCTTTCAGATCTTCAGGAAGACAGGGGTATCCTTCCTTCATACAGGCAGCTAATTATTGATGAAGGCCATCACTTTGAGCAGGCCGCTTCAAATCAGCTCGGAAGCCGTCTCGACTATGTTTCGTTTTCACAGCTTTTTAACGAAGCCGGCTCTGTGGACGGTGGAGGGATTTTGTCTAATATTTCACGTACCTTATTTGATGAAGAAGTATCCGAAGTATTAAAAGAAACGGAGCTTACAGTAAAGGAAGCAAAAGCAGAAATCAGTGAGCTTTTTCTTTTTCTTCACGGCTGGGCGTTTAAACAGAAAAAAAAGCAAAACGAAAGAGGCAGAATAACCGTAACATTCGATTCTGAATCTGATTCATTTTCCGGGATCAGGGAAGCAGCAGCACGGTCTGTTTATATATGTGAAAACACGTTGAAAGTGCTCATGAAACTTGCAGGAATGCTGGAGAGCAAAAAAGAAAATGAAGAGCTGTCCGAGAAGAAGAACCAGTCATTTAAAGTGATCTTTCAATCCCTCGGTAAAATGATTGACCGTCTCTATGAAGCAAAAGATACGTTATCCGAACTCCTCCTTGAATGCGAGGAAAATACAGTTTACTGGATGGAAGCCGAAACGAGAGGGCCGAGGCAGACAGTTATCCTTGAGGCACGGCCGGTTGATGTAAGTGCGCTGCTGGCAGATGATCTCTTCACCAGAAAAGACAGTGTCGTTCTCACATCTGCAACGCTTACCGTTAACAATAAGTTTGATTATGTTATGAAAAATCTCGGTCTGGATGATTTTCCGGTTATAAGCATGGTTATCGAATCTCCTTTCATTTGGAAAGACCAGGCCAGACTTATGATTCCAAACGATGTCCCTTTATTAAATAAGGTTGATGAAAGAACGTATATTGAAACGATTGTCCTTCATCTCTACAGACTTTCCCAGGTCACTCAGGGGAAAATGCTCGTCCTGTTTACTTCCTACGATATGCTGAAGAAAAGTCACGAACTGTTAAAAGATATTCTGGACGATGATTTCATGCTCGTTTCCCAGGGGATTAATGGAGGAAGCCGGACAAAGCTTACAAAGAGTTTTCAGCAGTTTGATAAAGCAATTATGCTTGGAACAAGCAGCTTCTGGGAAGGTGTCGACATCCCGGGAGAAGACCTGACTTTGCTGGTCATGGCACGGCTCCCATTTACTTCACCGGACGAGCCGATTTATAAAGCAAAGGCAGAAAAACTCGACGAAAGGGGAAAGTCCTCCTTTATGTCACTTGCCATACCTCAGGCTGTTATCAGGTTTAAGCAGGGGTTTGGAAGGTTAATCCGAAAGAAATCGGACAGAGGTGCAGTCATTGTCCTTGACAGACGCTTGAACACAACCAGGTACGGCAAACTCTTCGTGAAGTCCCTTCCTGATGTTGAAATAGTAGAGGGTTCAATCGGCGAGTTGGAAGAAGATCTGAAAAAATGGTTATAA
- a CDS encoding ComEC/Rec2 family competence protein, translating into MKQVFTLILFTWLVFFAPFMVSAEEEIDVELNLRSGESAYTFFDLTHGEATLIENAKGEKTLIDTGHRLSQDELFERLGMYHVSDIDRIIITNKQAEYTGNLQEVIDRYDVKEVSIPKAMSEDLAPILFASDITVDPFETKDDLYVMEGVMAHVLFVETRPGIHEGASVLLFDNTDKKLLFMSVADYQVETFITENYNIKSTVLKVAEFASERGTSQKLLDEADPQVAVIFQNDDELPSPFVLERLQGTWIEIFQTSRTGTVSIKWNDEDYEIFTIRPAEKEQLEQMADRLKGFFGFKAQ; encoded by the coding sequence ATGAAACAAGTGTTTACTCTTATTCTTTTTACATGGTTAGTCTTTTTTGCCCCGTTTATGGTTTCTGCCGAAGAAGAAATAGACGTAGAGCTGAACCTTCGCTCCGGAGAGTCAGCCTATACGTTTTTTGATCTTACGCATGGGGAAGCCACGTTAATAGAAAATGCAAAAGGTGAAAAAACATTGATCGACACCGGGCACAGGCTCAGTCAGGATGAACTTTTTGAAAGACTGGGGATGTATCATGTATCCGATATTGACCGGATTATCATTACAAATAAACAGGCTGAATATACAGGGAACCTCCAGGAAGTAATTGATCGTTATGATGTTAAAGAAGTGAGTATTCCAAAAGCCATGTCTGAAGATCTTGCACCCATTCTGTTCGCTTCTGACATTACTGTAGATCCCTTTGAGACAAAAGACGATCTTTATGTAATGGAAGGTGTAATGGCCCATGTGCTGTTTGTGGAAACACGTCCGGGAATTCATGAAGGAGCTTCAGTTTTGTTATTTGACAATACAGATAAGAAACTGTTGTTTATGAGCGTGGCCGATTATCAGGTGGAAACGTTCATTACTGAAAATTACAATATTAAATCCACGGTTTTAAAAGTGGCGGAATTTGCAAGTGAAAGAGGAACGAGCCAAAAGCTGCTGGATGAAGCAGATCCTCAGGTGGCTGTTATTTTTCAAAATGATGACGAATTACCAAGCCCGTTTGTATTGGAAAGGCTGCAGGGAACATGGATTGAAATTTTTCAAACGTCCCGTACGGGAACCGTGTCCATCAAATGGAATGACGAGGATTATGAGATTTTTACAATCAGACCGGCTGAGAAAGAGCAGCTCGAACAAATGGCTGACCGCCTGAAAGGTTTTTTTGGATTCAAAGCACAATAA
- a CDS encoding amidohydrolase — MGKKIIKDGWFLTMDEGQPVKYGYMVINEGKIEGIYEEEVKEEAGEVIDAKGKLIIPGFVNTHGHTGSTLLRGAGDDLPLNTWLKEVMWPMEQRFTKETTKAATSLAIGEMLKSGTTTFLDMYHLHMDQTAELILESGMNGVLCRGMIGLCSKEEQAEKLKESVELYKTWHNSGDGKIKVMLAPHAPYTCPPDFMEMIIEKAHEHGIALHTHLSETRKEVEEHIGTYGKHPAEHLSELGFFEGHALIAHGVHLSDVELSLLARKGTYISHNPKSNLKLGSGVADVKKMKEKNIRVCLGTDSSASNNTLDMFEEMRFASLIHKGVNEDPTAVSARDILFMAAQNGGKALQYEKKGRLKKGYDADFSIVEPGGMHTLPDPEERIVSHLVYAHKGSDVTDVFANGKQLVKNKELLTMDEEKIRFNAREALAKLRR, encoded by the coding sequence GTGGGGAAAAAGATTATAAAAGACGGCTGGTTCTTAACAATGGATGAGGGTCAGCCCGTTAAATATGGTTACATGGTAATTAACGAAGGTAAAATTGAAGGTATTTATGAAGAGGAAGTAAAGGAAGAAGCCGGTGAGGTTATTGATGCAAAGGGGAAGTTGATCATTCCGGGATTTGTAAATACTCATGGTCATACCGGCAGTACCCTCCTCAGAGGTGCAGGTGACGACCTTCCTCTGAACACCTGGCTGAAAGAGGTTATGTGGCCGATGGAGCAGCGTTTTACAAAGGAAACGACAAAGGCTGCAACATCATTGGCAATAGGTGAAATGCTGAAAAGCGGTACAACAACCTTTCTCGATATGTACCACCTTCATATGGATCAGACAGCAGAATTGATCCTTGAAAGCGGGATGAACGGGGTATTATGCAGAGGAATGATCGGACTTTGTTCAAAAGAGGAACAGGCAGAAAAGCTGAAAGAATCAGTGGAGCTTTATAAGACCTGGCATAACAGCGGTGACGGAAAGATTAAAGTCATGCTTGCGCCCCACGCTCCCTATACGTGCCCTCCGGATTTTATGGAGATGATCATTGAAAAGGCACATGAGCATGGGATTGCTCTCCATACTCATTTGTCTGAAACAAGAAAAGAGGTAGAGGAACATATCGGGACTTACGGTAAACATCCGGCAGAGCATTTGAGTGAGCTTGGTTTCTTTGAAGGTCATGCTCTGATCGCTCACGGTGTACATTTATCAGATGTTGAACTTTCCCTGCTCGCCCGCAAAGGAACATATATTTCCCATAACCCTAAAAGTAACTTAAAGCTTGGCTCCGGTGTGGCAGACGTGAAAAAAATGAAGGAGAAAAACATACGGGTTTGTCTGGGGACGGATTCCTCAGCAAGCAACAATACTCTGGATATGTTTGAAGAGATGCGGTTTGCAAGTCTTATACATAAGGGTGTAAATGAAGACCCTACCGCTGTAAGCGCCCGTGATATCCTTTTTATGGCTGCACAAAACGGCGGAAAAGCCCTTCAGTATGAAAAGAAGGGCCGGTTAAAAAAAGGGTATGATGCGGACTTCAGTATTGTGGAACCGGGCGGAATGCACACCCTGCCCGACCCAGAAGAACGGATTGTATCTCATCTTGTCTATGCTCATAAGGGAAGCGATGTAACAGACGTATTCGCTAACGGGAAACAGCTCGTAAAAAATAAAGAACTTCTTACAATGGATGAAGAAAAAATCAGGTTTAATGCCCGGGAAGCACTTGCGAAATTAAGAAGGTGA
- a CDS encoding YpmA family protein, which yields MEKSQIDKLATVKVSKSDDLYKVVDSLNRTLKERDLMFGLALDEEDREKMVFTIYET from the coding sequence TTGGAAAAGAGTCAAATTGACAAACTCGCTACGGTGAAGGTTTCTAAAAGCGATGATTTATATAAGGTTGTTGATTCATTAAACAGAACGTTAAAAGAGCGTGACCTTATGTTCGGCCTTGCTTTGGATGAAGAAGACCGTGAAAAAATGGTATTTACAATTTATGAGACATAA
- a CDS encoding DUF5590 domain-containing protein — MKRWIIGTAIFLLSTAAVTMIWLYNNIQSAQHERFGDSIAYAMDEGLISDYGNVHYYNGRTAYHVIEGTSPDGDAVYVWVETIPESTENYSSAFDEEDSESEENPASEPRTFSRKQDEGISAGEARQIAEANLEMEKFKQVRLGMIGQTPVYEIVYVDTDDRYSFYYISFEDGDYIRHYQLRRSA; from the coding sequence TTGAAACGGTGGATAATAGGGACCGCTATTTTTCTTTTATCAACAGCCGCTGTGACCATGATCTGGCTGTATAATAATATTCAGTCAGCCCAGCATGAGCGGTTTGGTGACTCCATAGCCTATGCCATGGACGAAGGACTTATTTCAGACTACGGTAACGTCCATTATTATAATGGCAGAACGGCTTACCATGTTATTGAAGGGACCAGCCCGGATGGCGACGCTGTTTATGTATGGGTCGAAACCATTCCTGAAAGCACTGAAAATTACAGCAGTGCTTTTGATGAAGAGGATTCAGAATCCGAAGAAAACCCGGCGTCTGAGCCGAGGACCTTCAGCCGAAAACAGGATGAAGGGATTTCCGCAGGAGAAGCCAGACAGATTGCAGAAGCAAACCTGGAAATGGAAAAGTTTAAACAGGTCCGTCTCGGGATGATCGGCCAGACCCCGGTATATGAGATCGTGTATGTTGATACAGATGACCGTTATTCTTTTTACTATATCAGCTTTGAAGACGGCGACTATATTCGGCACTATCAGTTAAGGAGATCAGCATAA
- a CDS encoding pyridoxal phosphate-dependent aminotransferase — MELSPRVASITPSSTLAITAKAKALKAEGHDVIGLGAGEPDFNTPGYIIEAASRSMEEGHTKYTPAGGMDALKKAISAKFLKDQKLTYDTSEIIVTSGAKHALALLFQTILQEGDEVIIPAPYWVSYPEQVKIAGGKPVIAEAEESNNFKLTPDRLKALITDKTKAFVLNSPSNPTGVMYSEDELKALGEICVEKDVLIVSDEIYEKLIYGNASHTSIAQVSGDLKGQTVIINGVSKSHSMTGWRIGYAAGNKNIIKAMSNLASHTTSNPAVMAQYGAVAAYEKDDGSVEQMRQAFEERLDKVYEKLTIIKGFTCVKPQGAFYLFPNVKQAVEQSGYKTTDEWVKGLLEKEKVAVVPGSGFGAPDNIRLSYATSLDQFEEALDRIRRFVEKG; from the coding sequence ATGGAATTATCACCACGTGTAGCATCCATCACACCTTCAAGCACTCTTGCCATCACGGCAAAAGCGAAGGCGTTAAAAGCAGAAGGTCACGATGTTATCGGACTGGGAGCAGGAGAACCGGATTTTAATACGCCAGGTTACATTATTGAAGCCGCAAGCAGATCCATGGAGGAAGGCCATACGAAATATACACCGGCCGGGGGGATGGACGCGTTAAAAAAAGCCATTTCAGCTAAATTCCTAAAAGACCAGAAGCTGACTTACGATACAAGTGAAATCATTGTTACCAGCGGCGCAAAGCATGCCCTTGCCCTTTTGTTCCAGACGATTCTTCAAGAAGGTGATGAAGTTATTATCCCGGCTCCCTACTGGGTGAGCTATCCTGAGCAGGTAAAAATCGCAGGCGGCAAACCGGTTATTGCAGAGGCAGAAGAAAGTAATAACTTTAAACTCACTCCCGATCGGCTGAAAGCATTGATTACAGATAAAACAAAAGCGTTCGTACTGAATTCACCAAGCAACCCTACCGGCGTGATGTACTCTGAAGATGAGTTAAAAGCGCTCGGTGAAATCTGCGTCGAAAAAGATGTGCTGATCGTAAGTGATGAGATTTATGAGAAGCTTATTTACGGGAATGCTTCTCATACTTCCATTGCTCAGGTATCCGGGGATCTTAAAGGTCAGACGGTCATCATTAACGGAGTTAGTAAATCACATTCCATGACAGGCTGGCGCATCGGCTATGCGGCAGGTAACAAAAACATTATTAAAGCTATGAGCAACCTGGCAAGCCATACAACCTCCAATCCAGCTGTAATGGCCCAGTACGGTGCAGTCGCAGCGTACGAAAAAGACGACGGCTCCGTTGAGCAGATGAGGCAGGCATTTGAAGAAAGACTTGATAAGGTTTATGAAAAATTAACAATCATCAAAGGCTTTACATGTGTCAAACCACAAGGTGCGTTTTATTTGTTTCCAAACGTAAAACAGGCTGTTGAACAATCGGGGTATAAAACAACCGACGAGTGGGTTAAAGGACTTCTCGAGAAGGAAAAAGTCGCTGTAGTCCCGGGCTCAGGCTTTGGAGCTCCGGATAACATCCGGCTTTCCTATGCGACAAGTCTGGACCAGTTTGAAGAAGCACTTGACCGCATCAGACGCTTCGTGGAAAAAGGCTGA